The genomic window CACCACAGCCACAACAGCCACAACAGCCACCACAGCCACAACAGCCACCACagccacaacatccaccacagcCACAAGACCACCACAGCCACACACCACCACATCACAACATCCACAAGAGCCACAACAGCCACAACAGCCACCACAGCCACCACAGCCACCACAGCCACCACAGCCACCACAGCCACAACAGCCACAACAGCCACCACAGCCACAACAGCCACCACAGCCACAACAGCCACCACAGCCACCACAGCCACAACAGCCACAACAGCCACCACAGCCACAACAGCCACAACAGCCACCACAGCCACCACAGCCACCACAGCCACAAGCCACCACAGCCACCACAGCCACCACAGCCACAACAGGCACAAAGCCACCACAGCCACCACAGCCACAACAGCCACCACAGCCACACAGCCCACCACCACAACAGCCACAACAGCCACCACAGCCACCACAGCCACAAGAGCCACCACAGCCACAACAGCCACCAAGCCACAACAGCCACAAGAGCCACACAGCCACCACAGCCACAACAGCCACCACAGCCACAACAGCCACCACAGCCACCACATCCACCACAGCCACAACAGCCACCACAGCCACAACAGCCACCACAGCCACAAGAGCCACCACATCCACAatatccaccacatccacaacagccaccacatccacaacacacaagatccacaacatccaccacacaCAACagccaccacatccacaacatccacaacaGCCACAAGCCACAACAGCCACCACagccacaacatccaccacatccaccacatccaccacagccaccacatccacaacatccaccacatccacaacatccaccacatccacaacatccaccacagcCACAACAGCCaccacatccaccacatccacaacagcCACCACAGCGACCACAGCCACAACagccaccacatccacaacatccaccacatccaccacaccacaacatccacaacatccacaacatccaccacagcgaccacatccacaacatccaccacagccacaacatccaccacatccaccacatccacaacatccaccacatccacaagatccaccacatccacaatatccaccacatccacaatatccaccacatccacaacatccaccacatccacaacatccacaagatccacaacatccaccacatccacaacatccaccacatccacaacatccacaacatccacagatccacaacatccaccacatccacaacagtCCACCACTCCACCACATACCACAGTCCACCACATCCACCAACAGCCACAACAGCACCCAGCAACAATGCACAAACATCCACAACATcaacaacatccaccacatccaccaaCATCCACCAACATCCAAAACCATCCAACAGCACACACCCactccaccacatccacaacatccaccacatccaccacatccacacatccaccacatccacaaaaTCCACCCACATCCCaccacatccaccacatcccacaacatccacaacatccaccacatccacaacatcacCACATcaacaacatccaccacatccaccacatccacaacatccacaacatccaccaacatccaccacatccaccacatccacaacatcccacccatccacaacatccaccacatccaccacatccacaacatctacccacatccacaacatccacaacatccaccacatccacaacatcccaccacatccacaacatccaccacatccacaacatccacaatATCCATGTCTCCTTAAAAGTGTCTTAAGAATTTACAAACACAAGAAGGATTTATTATCAGGCTATCAGGCGATGCTCTTTTTGAACAGTGGATTgattacataataataataataataataataataataataataataataataataataataataataatgtttcttCCTGACATAAACAAAGAGCAGATATGACATTTCTGCTAATGcatgaataaacttttttttcttagaagcAATAGCTATAATAATGCAGAAAAGTCAGAagacatgtttctttttgtccatcTGTCCCTCCGTCCGTCTGTTTGTCCGTCCGCAGTGATTAGGCAAGAGGAGGATACACCTTGGACGGATCGCcaggacaacacagaaacacagagcaCTAACCACCAACCATGCTCTCACACACTCGTACCGAGGGGCAACTTAGACCCTAATTGCCCTAACAGTTGTGCTCTTGGACTCTGGGAGAAAGCCAAAAGTAGTTTGCGTTTATTCCACCATGCGGCCCCGTGAGTACAGGAagaacaatgatttatttatcattattagAAGCTTTTAACAGTGGGGTACTGCGAATTTAGAGGAACAAAGTTGGCATCATTTCTAATTTAAGACATCagaaattacataaaactttcaaaacatGAAGAGGCTATGTCTCCTTAAGCAGGTAAAATAATGTCTTAGCTGAGGAATAACTTCTGTTTgaaggaaaaactttaaaaaatgtaagaacaaGAAAACTTAAGTGCAAAAGTCTaggaagaaaatgcagaaaatcatgtttatatgtatataaactttatttttgcttcttccATGTATCTACTAACAGAATATAAGTGCATGTACAATTTGTCTATGATGTAAATATTAGTTATTTACATCAAAGTGGGTGTGATGCCACTTGAACAACAGGAGATGAGTCCAACATTTATCAGAGGAGGTGCCATGCTTCAATCCTTTCTGATGGGAAATTGAATTTTTCAGATTACAATTTTGTATCAAACTGAATTGAGAACAAACAGTAAGTTTTGTGAAGTCATAATTTTAAGCACAGAACCAAGAGGATTGCGGAGTAGCGACGAGCGCTGGGTGTTTCCCTCCAagcggtctctggtccacttggtGTTCATGTGTTCAAacagcaccagagttcactttaaccaaACCAAGACCGAGTTTGTACAGACCAGAGTTCGACTGCGTGTTCACACCGAACGGACTCAGCAGGCCTGGTTGAATGCAGCCCAGATGAACTCCTTTTAGCGATGGAAGACATAATCTGCTTTAGATCTTTGaatatttgtaaaagcaaatgTAAACATGAATTCTAAATTAATTCATCATCACAATATTCAAATGTTTCACAATCCTCAATCCCTTGTTGGTTTTGGACAGTTTCACATAACAAATCTACATGAGTTCAAGATCAAAATCTGTGCAGATTATGAAGATCAGCAGCAGGATGTCCCTCCTTATAGACATTCACAGTTTATTGTGAGACATGAtagttatgttatttttttcaggcCTTAATCAGAATAACAGCATAAGACATGAAGTCTCGCAGTAACCCAGATCTGCTCAGAGGGAGGAAAGCTCTGCAtgatgaaatgtttgtgtttcatgctGTGATTAGTTAGATAcgaaaacatcataaaatgttttgtgaaaccCCCAAAAAGATTCTAAAGGAGTTAATGTTACCTTCATATATGAACTCCAATATTATCCAGTATGAGAGAAGACAAAGTTTAAGCaatataactaaatattcattatttttatttctgagatgAAAACGTATCCCTTCTTTTACagcaactgtaaaaaaaaggatttgtttagctgtcaaaagaaaaacaaggcaCTCAAAACCTGAAATACGTGTCAAAGACTGCTGAGCTAAAAAttggtgtaaaaatattttgaaaattgatCACTCATGAACAGCGGCGCCGCATGGGGAgaaaagttatgacaattccaagggcccctgaccaacagggggccctacacaatttaaaattgttttatttgtttatagaaattttaaaaactgtggcccatttcaattacaaaattaattatattgtgttttttaaaatagtttctagcagtaaaaattaaatgttacccctCATGTTACCTGTCTGGGACCAATAAGCACACATCTGTATTTGCCCTGAACTGGATGAAATGGTTCGTTGTTGCTTGGCGCTTGGTGGTGacgatgttcagcagcagtcagtagaaaacaagaacgactgtggctgtTACTATGCTGCTAAGTGTCAGGTTTGAATCACCTGGAACATTGAAAAAATGCAAGAAacaggaaaagacaagagacTTGGATTCTTTTCACTCGCGAGGAgaacagacagagatgtgcttcaGTTACAATCTCCACCTTTTCTGAAAGTTTCACGACTGTGTTTCgatgttttttacaaaatgaacaTCTAAAAACGGTTGCATGAGTTTGTATAACATCCATGTTTCTCAGGGCAGAAACATCTTTTGCTGCAATGACTTTTTTAGGGAGGATTTGTCTCTTGTACATAGAGACATAGAGTACGTCTTCCTCCACATATTATTTGTCAGTTCAGGAGGATGTCCATGTCCAGGCGATGGAGATCTGGCAGGAGTTCAAAGCGTagtgtgtgttttcagaacCTAACCCTGTTCTAAACTGGACCAGGATGTTCTGCTGTGTTTGGTCTCCATGTTGCTGCGTCTCTGATGTTATTCAGTGGTATTAAAGTAAAGGGTAGTAAAACATGTGCTTACCAAACTTctcccatttttatttgtatgttgttttccttccatttcaggAGTAGATGACACTTATGtgtcacataatttttttttaaaactgatagAAGTTTGTTGTTCAAgagatgtgaatactttttctaTACCCTTAAAAAACCTTGTTTTAGCAACATGCTATTACTAACCTTAGCTGGTGATGTAATACTGGCAACACTCTACCACTGTCCTTTGGAGTGATGGATTAAGCATGTGCAAATACATTATATATTATACACTGCATATTATATATGCATTGCTTTATTCTGTTCTATAAAACTTTCATTGCTGGCTGCAGTTTCAAGGGCTCAGTAGGATGTGCATTCTGTAACAATAGACCACATggaatatattttgtttttgaaggttAGGAAGAATTTTGCCAAATGTTAATGAAGTAAAATCCCTGCTGTAGGTcgatgtaaagaaaacacacccCTGCTTCACCTGACGCCTAAAATCAAAGGTAAAATCAGATTATAATGCACAAAACATTGAACGTTTGTAACTATAAGAGATTAGCTAGAACACTTTTGTGTCACTTTCCAGAggagaaattaaatttaatccaCAGCTGACTTCTTCATCTTCTCTCCCTCAGTAAATGACTGTCACACACTTaattgtctgtgtgtgtgaacatTTGCCCAGTTTCTAAAATGATTCTGCAGAGCTATAAATTAGTCGAAAAGCATTAGATTTGTTACATAAGTGTTTAATACTGTAGGCAATTAAAGCAGAGCTGCTCTAAAGTTTATTACAGTAAAACACAGAAGCAAATTGCAAAAAGATTAGAAAATTAGTCgactatttgtttttatttctaataggAAGGAGGAGTCGACTCAAGCATTTGAGTCAagcatgttatttttcttttaacagtttttttcaaCGTCCTTGAATTAACATGAAAAATCAAACAGTTCTATCAACAATAGTAATCATGCACATATAGACCAAACCTCAGACTGGTTTGAACTCTTCCTGTAAAAATGTGACAGCTCCATTGGAGTGCACATCATGATGGTAATGCCTCTGGAGGGGCAGTTAACAGTTAGGAGggtattattttattatagtgcttttaaaactacttctGCTGCTCATTCGTGTTTCCATTCAGGTTTTCTAAACACCAAAATATGATTCTCACACAgtaaaaaactgtgaaaacacaaactgtgtAAACCTTtagtctttatttctgttttctctgaatAAACTGGAGTTTTGTCAGTTAGTGTTTGATGCTGATCCTCTCTCTGAATCCTTCTCTTAGTcagccattttctttcttttgaattCAAAAATCCATCCTCTGCTAGAGTTTGACCTGCAGGGTCTTTTTCCCTCCTGTCCATTTTAGACTCAGATTGCTGCCACTTTCAgacaaacatgttgaaataAGTTGTGCAGGTACAATTCAGTTAAAGGATggattttaaattctttataaACAGCTGTGGTAAAAGCAGAGATATtccacaaaaatgaaataaaataaaaatctgctgaatGAAACAGCTCTTTGTTTCTAACACACAGCAAAGTAAAAATTTGTGATGAAGAAACTGATCAGTTTTGCCCTGTGTGATATAGATATTAATGTCTATATCAAAACACTTAGCACTACCTtagtagaaaaatgtttctgaacatttttcaagCATCGTTCTGTAATCATGTGTTACAAACTGCGGCTCAGCTGGactgacattaaatacacaagaCAGCTCTATTTATCAACCACCTTATTCTGATATTATTAGCTTTATTTAGAGGTATCTGAGTAAAAGGGGTTGCACTTTCCAGCCATTTTTATCTTCAGAATTGTTAAAccactttgtgttagtctgacatttaaaatctcagtaaaatacaCATACAAGTTTGTGgtttgtaaagtgaaaaaagtgaaaaagttcaagtgtataaattcatttgaaaggcagtaaatgaataaaagtacTTAAGAGTACATATTCATCATCCATTTAAGAATAACTTTTAACATAAAGGAGGAATTAGGCTGAAGATTTTCTCGCCTGTTGGCCTGttttttctgatctttttatatctacaacaataaaaatctcCAGAACCATTTTTCCTCTTAACTGTAATGAAAACACTATTTCTTTCCAGCTTACAATTTCTGCAATCAGGTTTGTCTTTTGTGTGTCACCTGGCGCTTTGTTCAAAACTTCTACGGCTCATTCAATGAATCATTGATTGGAAGctttaaaatttaattcagcAAGAATCTGGAAATTAAAAGGCTACACCAGATTGACAGATTTAACACTTCCTGTCTCtcttctgtctgtttctgaTTCATGCTAACACGTGAGTCCAATGAGGCTAGCAGTTAGCTCCAGTGCACAGAGAACGATAACCTTTCATTCTGAATGTAAAACAAGCATCTACTGTATGTTGCAACAGCTGGAGAGCATTTTTATATGttatatgtaaaattaaaagccATGAAAAACAGATTATTGATATAACCTCAGACTTGAGGTTGTACTTGTACTTCCTGTTTTGCATGGCTCTGCCATAAAAGAACAATTAGCTGTTTAGCTTTTCTACATTTGATCATTGAACAACACAAGCTCCACGTGTTTCATTTGGACTTCAAGGACCAGACCAACAGAAAGTATTGCCCAaattgtgtttgtgtaaaaatcTGAAGGCAAGGTGTGTGTTTTCATCATAACTCACCAGCATCATGGAGACGGATCAGAAGGTTCTGGAGAATCTAAAGCAGGTTTGCTTCCACAATATCCCACACTTTGATCAATCTGATCAAAGTTtgaacatgaagaaaaatgGACCGACTAGagacctaccaagacatggacATTTGCCTAATGTGCAAAACAATCAAGAGGAGCAACCAAGAGGCacactggaggagctgcagggctCCCCGGCTCATGTGGGATGATGTGTTGCACCACCAGCAGCTGTGCAAAccaaaaatcttgtttttatgcaAGACTGAATTTTGAGAAAGAAAGCCAAAGGAGCTGCTTTTTTCAAATCCCACAGGgacacaacaaaaagaaacaactaaaaGTTTGAACATCACAAAACATAATGTTCAAATAGTAAAAGTAACTCTAGCACAAAACATAATGTTCAAATAGTAAAAGTAACTCTAGCATGGGTAATTGGTTACCTGTTTATTTCACATATGAGTTTGTTGTAGGAAGGaaattgttttatgttaatGTGGCTGAAGCAGACAGAAATCTCTCTGATCAGAAAATGAAATGTCTCCTCACAGCATGAGCTCCAGTTAAGATGAGGATGTGTAGTTATGGTTTTTGGAGGAAGTCTTCtggtattttattgttttattaaaccaGTAGGTTCTAAGAGCCACTAAAAAACCCactagtttctttaaaaaagaatatGATTAAAATCACGgtcaggttttatgttttttcagagTCTATTTGTTGCAATTTGTAAATGTATTCCTGGTGTTAGAGTACTGCCTCTGCAGTATTTCTCTGCATGTTTCCTCTGAGAATACAGTCATGCTGTTGGAATTTAACAACGAAGGGAGGAATTACTCTGTAGCTTAGAAGAGCAGATCGGCAGGCTACGAAGCTGCAGAACCATTAAGGCTGCGGAGGAGGCCAAATGTGCTTGTGGTCTTGGATCCACACAAATGACTGCACCGGGGGGACGACGACGTCTCTGCTGGAGCTTCTGCTACAGGATCATTAGCGTGTTGGGTTTGATTGATACGCCACATTTCCGATGGCAGGTGGACGTCTCGTCCGAACACGGCGGTCCTCAGTGATTAATCTCATTTTAAGATGCATCTGGAGGAACCGACTTACACTAGGTGGGAAGGAGTAAATTGAAGTGCATAATAATGCAGCACAGCTTGATGTGTTTGAGTCGGGCTGAACTGGAATATCACAGTTTCAGGTCATTTCGACCAAGTGCCAGAGCAGAATGTCTGCCCTGATGAATCCATAAGAAGTGGCACAAAACAAGCTGTGGATTAAAAATTCAGTCCAGTGTTGAGGTTCAGACGTGTGCAGTGTGCAGACACGTTGGGCTTAACAACACTGGGAATCATTAATCACAGTCTTCTTACTAAGGACTAACTGCAGTAATCCTGCCAACACTTGCAGCCGATAGATTAAAACCCTCGATCAAccattttgaaatgaaacctCCAGAAGCTGAAGCACAGCTGGCAGAGTCAGAGCAAACAGAGTGTTTATTGTGTGCAAACGTCGAGGAGCACTGATGCTTTGGTCAGCAAAACTACTaaccttaataaaaaaaaaaaaataaaaaaaagtggaaacagAAGTTCTTCAGATCAGATGTCCAAGGTTAGCGGTTCTGGAGAAACTGTGTCATACCCCAGGaacaattttgcaattacaGCAGGCCAcagatgatgtcattttataactGAAATTGGATGTGTTTTGCTGCGGTGCACATAATTACTGGACtgcaaagaaaagagaaaataatctCGGTATAAAGGCAGAATGCTCATTTCACACAGTTAAAGCGATTGGACTTGTTCCGAAGTCTTACTCAGATGGGTTTAGTCAAAGGGCTCCGACGCTGTAGCTATTGATTCTTTCATTGAGTTAATTCCTTTTTCCTGAAAGTGAAACGCAGTCTGAGAAGTCACTGTGTGCAGCAGATACTTCATTGAAACAGAGAACAGGTTTTGAGTTTCGCTCACTCATTCTTTAAGGACTTTATCGTTTTAAAAAAACTTGGTGGAGAGTTGATGTGAAAAGCTTTTCTAAAACAATGCCAGCTTCTTGATAAAATCCCAGTTCTGTCCTGAACATGAAGGTAACACATAATCACCCCAAACTTACCAACGCAGAGTCTTGAAAACAGGTTCACATTTTGACGTAATAACAGAAGATATCACAAAAGAAATATTGTAGAGTTTTCAAGATGCCACTGATAAAAATCTGACTCAACCCTGAGAACCACTGTTCATGAACTTTACGTCTTTTGGTGTTGCCTACATCTGCTGGAAGATTCTGTCAGATTGAATGATTTCAAATCTTTTTGCAGATTCTCAgtaatggccaagtcaaagtctgGGCTTTAACATAAATGTGACATCCCATAATATCTccggctgtatgtttagggtgtTTGGTGAAGCCTTTAAAAAGTTCACTGAAAAACacgtcttaccaagtatttcatTTATcaagtttcttgtgcaaatatcttagtagacttgaaataagacaaacataaCTTGAGAGCAACTTTTCAGCCAGATATAGGAGCATGTTTTAGGGTAATACTTTCTTAATACTGATTAACAAAGGCATTGGATCCACTGGCagagttttttcaaaatgtcttgttataagagaaataatctgccagtggaactagtattttttagGGTTATTGCAGTGAAGAGGGATAAATGCTAATGCACTCCAcataaatggtttttatttatgtagcgcTTTTAAAAGCATGTATccatttggttcatttttatagtcaattgttattttgtgttggtccgtcacataaaatcctgaagaaacagaaataaaatgacaaaatgtgaaaagactAAGCACTTTCATCacgttaaaataaaaatctttttaattcagcatgaaaacacattttctctttcctcACATATCATGTTTTCAGACAGACAAATATTAAAGAGAAAAGTTATATGgagcatttttgctttttacctGGTTGTTTCCTCTTTATACTGCTGTTCACATATCAGACCTCATTACAGCCACCCTGCCATTATGGTAATGCCTATTATATTTAGTAGCTGAACAATAAAGAACCAACAGAAATACAATGCTGAGTAATAAACTCATCAATAAGGATTATTTCATAACAAACTTTAGGGACGGCAGTAATTAAAAGAAAGTTCCTTTTTCTCAGAGGGACAAATTAGTTAATTAATGTCCCATTTGTTCTGAGACGTGATGGAGTATAACATTTTTCAGCCACAAGCCAAGAAAACAACCTGTCATCCAggaaacatatatatatatttatatatacagtatatatatagtaaTATATTTCTTGACCTTAAGCCTTGACCTGGaataattttttcccctcatggTGTTGTGAATGTCGGCTAAACAGTCTGATCTCATCTGACCAGCACGCCTTTTCATTTCATGTCACTTTTAAACAGCTTGTGTTGGTCAGTCACttaattcacaataaaatacatcaaaataagCAGTGAGTTAACAAActgctgtagtttttttttttttaccactgcTGTTTAGGGACTTTTCTTTCCCTGAGGTGAATTTAAGATTTCATTCTTGTCCGGACTCAGGCCAGCCTCAGTTCTTCTCTAATATCTGAATGAGGGAACAAAGAATCCTGGAAAACTCTAAAGCTCCTATTGACTCTATCTGGCCAGGCACTCATCCATTATGACTGACTGGCTAATGGTCTTTGAAAATATTCTGCATTCATTCCCATGTTTGCAGGTTCTGAAAGTTCTGCCCCAGCACATATTGTATTTGTTCAGTTGGACTTTGTGCTTACCAGCTTGTGAAATAGCATTTTTGGATCAATAGAGAATGCCAACCCAGGTGTTTTTACTTAAAGTGCATGTAAGTGTAGACTGCTTTTATGTTACAATTTCTGTCAGAAACCCTCACTATCAATACTTTCTGTCAGAGAAAAAATGATCTATTCTTCACAATTACAAtctcaaaaatgacacattttgtgATCTCACAAAAGCTGCTAAAGTAAAAGGATCAAAAGCAAATTTTTAGTCACATATTCAGAgctttaaagtgacagagataGCAGGcacaaagaaaactttttttcaaactaataaTTGTACTCATTTTCTGCAACACTTCTAATTTTAATTGACAGACGTATCTGACTTCTagtaattttaaatatgttttctttatttaattattgttatgtTTGAGATGAGGTTCAATCCAACCACAGACATGACAATGGGAGTCACCTATTAGTGATGTTAAAATTTACAACAGCAGGAACGTACAAAACAGAGGATCTAACAAAGGAAGACCAAGAGAATCActgaaaacagtgaaacagtTGGAGCAAAACCAAACTGAAAGATCTGGAGAACAGAAGATCCTGCAAAGAGCTGAGGAAACTGAGAGGCTTTTAACCACCGGGAGGTTGAGAACAAActattaatgacaaaaaaagtaaaaaatacagttgtGAAAACAAGTGTGAAtcaaaggcaaaaacaaaacaacaaaaaacaggatcatgaaaattatttaataatgttttcaCACACAGCGCCCAAATACATCAGGAGTTCAGAAATCCATCTGTAGTCAGAAAATGTTCAGGGCTTAATGGCACCTCTGTTAGCAAATCTCCTCCAGCCTTTTGAACATTTCTTCACAATCTTTtgatgttttaagaaaatgcttttatgtttcattatactgtatgtgttaaaacataaaatcacaagaaatgACCTGCTACATAGTTCATGTGTTTATTAAGCAGAGAGGTTTTCcagaaaatacag from Xiphophorus maculatus strain JP 163 A unplaced genomic scaffold, X_maculatus-5.0-male Unplaced_Scaffold_BN000191F, whole genome shotgun sequence includes these protein-coding regions:
- the LOC111607925 gene encoding histidine-rich protein PFHRP-II-like; protein product: WPRESRSQQPQSHNSHNSTTPQQPQHRQQPQQPPQPQQPQQPPHHNSHNSHHSHNSHNSHHSHNSHNSHHSHNSHHSHNIHHSHKTTTATHHHITTSTRATTATTATTATTATTATTATTATTATTATTATTATTATTATTATTATTATTATTATTATTATTATTATTATSHHSHHSHHSHNRHKATTATTATTATTATQPTTTTATTATTATTATRATTATTATKPQQPQEPHSHHSHNSHHSHNSHHSHHIHHSHNSHHSHNSHHSHKSHHIHNIHHIHN